A region of the Syntrophales bacterium genome:
TGAACCAAGTTCAGAATGACAAATGGTGCAGTTTATGCCTTTTTACGAATGCATCAAATTCAAAATAAATTTTTCCGGCTTATCCGGGTCAAGGAGGTATTAAAATGGATTGGGGAATGGAAAATCGTATGTCACAGCTCATTCAATCAGATGGTCACTGCTTCTTCTTGCCGATAGATCACGGCTATTTTCAAGGTCCTACCAGTTGCCTGGAAAAACCGGGAGAAACCATCAAGCCGCTTCTCCCCTATTGTGACGCCCTTTTCGTTACCAGAGGGGTATTACGTTCATCAATAGACCCGGGGAACACGAAACCTGTTATTCTGAGGGTATCCGGCGGTACCAGTGTGATCGGTGAAGACCTGGCAAATGAGGGCATTACCACATCAATTGAGGAAATTATTCGCCTCAATGCCACCGCTGTCGGTATTTCCATCTTTGTAGGGAGTAAATATGAACATGAATCGCTGACAAACCTTTCAGAGCTTGTCAATCAATGCGAAGATTACGGCATTCCCGTAATGGCGGTTACGGCTGTCGGTAAAGAATTGGAAAAACGAGATGCCAGATACCTTGCCCTATGTAGCCGTATCGCCGCGGAACTCGGCGCACGGGTGGTAAAAACCTATTGGTGTGAAGACTTTGATAAAGTTACAAATAGTTGTCCTGTCCCCGTGGTCATGGCGGGCGGACCTAAATGCGAAACAGAACTCGAAGTGTTTGAATTTGTTTATGATGGAATGCAAAAAGGTGCCATCGGTATCAACCTCGGGAGAAACGTCTGGCAAAACCCCAATCCTGTTGCCGTCAGCAGGGCTTTGCGGGCCATCATCCACGAAAATTATACTGCTAAAGAGGCATGGGAGCTGTTCAACACCATTGTGCAGGAACAAAAGTAAAGTGCTGTCGGCTAAAGCCGATAGCTTGAGGCAAAAAGTCACATAGATACAAAGGCACAAAGTGAGTGGCATGGACAAACCTAGACCTTTGAAAAACTGAAAAATATGGTTTTGAGGAAGCGAATCAAGATTTTTTCGCTAACCATTCTTGATCGAAGCGTAGCGCCCGCAAATCCAATGTCTGAGCGCAAAGCGCGAGTTTTGGATTTGCAGCAAAGCGAGACATAGAATGGTCGAAAAAATGTTCTGAGCATTGAAAAACCATTTTTTCAAAGCTTTCAACCATGTGCCGGACTTTGATTCGGTATTGTTTGTCCGTGTAAAAAGGTAAAATACCATGCGCGTAGCAATGTATTATAATAACAGTAACGTTCGCTTGGAAGAGCTGCCGACTCCTGAGATCGGACCCGGTGAGCTGCTGGTAAAGGTGATAGCCAGCGGTATCTGCGGCAGTGATGTAATGGAATGGTATCGTGTTAAAAAGGCCCCTCTGGTCTTGGGCCACGAAATCGCCGGAGAAGTTATTGAAGTGGGAGAAGGTGCTGAACGGTACAACGTCGGTGACAGGGTATTCGTCTCTCACCACATCCCATGCAACACCTGCCACTACTGCCTGAGAGGTCACCACACGGCATGTGAAACCCTGCACAGCACAAACTATTACCCAGGTGGTTTCGCCGAGTACATACGGGTGCCAAGACTCAACGTAGACCGCGGTGTGTTTTTGCTGCCTAAAGAACTCACATTCGAAGACGGTGTCTTTATTGAACCATTAGCTTGCGTTATCCGCGGACAGAGGATTGCGAATCTTCAGCCGGGACAATCCG
Encoded here:
- the lsrF gene encoding 3-hydroxy-5-phosphonooxypentane-2,4-dione thiolase, giving the protein MDWGMENRMSQLIQSDGHCFFLPIDHGYFQGPTSCLEKPGETIKPLLPYCDALFVTRGVLRSSIDPGNTKPVILRVSGGTSVIGEDLANEGITTSIEEIIRLNATAVGISIFVGSKYEHESLTNLSELVNQCEDYGIPVMAVTAVGKELEKRDARYLALCSRIAAELGARVVKTYWCEDFDKVTNSCPVPVVMAGGPKCETELEVFEFVYDGMQKGAIGINLGRNVWQNPNPVAVSRALRAIIHENYTAKEAWELFNTIVQEQK